The following proteins are co-located in the Patescibacteria group bacterium genome:
- a CDS encoding HU family DNA-binding protein: MARLTKAQIMTALSETWGVSKKDASDMYDKFMAVVFSEIKRSGEFVMPGLGKLVKKNRPARMGRNPATGETIKIPAKTVLKFGVSKAAKEALL; the protein is encoded by the coding sequence ATGGCACGTCTAACGAAGGCACAGATCATGACCGCACTTTCAGAAACCTGGGGCGTCTCCAAGAAGGATGCTTCTGACATGTATGACAAGTTCATGGCTGTAGTTTTCTCTGAGATCAAGCGCTCTGGCGAGTTCGTTATGCCAGGCCTCGGCAAGCTCGTTAAGAAGAACCGTCCAGCACGCATGGGCCGCAACCCAGCCACTGGCGAGACCATCAAGATCCCAGCCAAGACCGTTCTCAAGTTCGGCGTTAGCAAAGCAGCTAAGGAAGCTCTTCTCTAA